A window of the Dyadobacter pollutisoli genome harbors these coding sequences:
- a CDS encoding AbiV family abortive infection protein has protein sequence MSENYDVKFYEEGFIACLENSVSLLKIAKISAENKEFGIAMSLAILSAEEGIKGFICMARKMNPDYPVEDFEALFESHKVKHRHIKEIISNLEFSVSILTNIFRVISSGFEKLSVPDSDGSNAPNPPSLIKLNEPNEFVKKLIKWSDTADQEKQRGFYVHKNNNRWYSPQQIKKQKYLEAHDYACYLIDVMKAFKKGNLEGFFHLVYQIKPDY, from the coding sequence ATGAGTGAAAATTATGATGTAAAATTTTATGAGGAGGGTTTCATAGCCTGCTTAGAAAATTCTGTATCTCTCTTAAAAATTGCGAAAATTTCCGCTGAAAATAAAGAATTTGGAATTGCGATGTCGCTAGCGATTCTTTCCGCAGAAGAAGGGATCAAGGGTTTTATTTGTATGGCCCGAAAGATGAATCCTGATTATCCAGTAGAAGATTTTGAAGCCTTGTTTGAAAGTCACAAAGTCAAGCATAGGCATATCAAAGAGATTATTTCGAATTTAGAATTCTCAGTTTCCATCCTGACAAACATATTTCGGGTGATAAGCTCTGGTTTTGAAAAATTAAGTGTTCCAGATTCAGATGGAAGTAACGCCCCTAACCCGCCTAGTTTGATCAAACTGAATGAGCCAAACGAGTTTGTTAAAAAGTTAATTAAGTGGTCTGATACTGCTGATCAAGAGAAACAACGTGGATTCTACGTTCATAAGAACAACAATAGATGGTACAGCCCTCAGCAAATCAAAAAGCAAAAATATTTGGAAGCTCATGATTATGCTTGCTACTTGATTGATGTGATGAAAGCTTTTAAAAAAGGAAATCTAGAGGGCTTTTTCCATTTGGTTTATCAGATCAAGCCAGATTATTAA
- the rhuM gene encoding virulence protein RhuM/Fic/DOC family protein: MQNQIEIYQGQDGQTQIEVKFGEETVWLDAHSLAEIFSVQRPAIVKHINNIYKSNELDPAATCSILEQVAADGKKRKMHLYNLDVIISVGYRVNSTKATQFRQWATQRLRDYLIKGYAINEKRLNQKQQEVQTLRDGIRILSRAIEIKTDDADLTLLDQFAKGLELLDDYDHEQLDPKGITTRQAKYPEVSDYRNIIESMRRDFDSDIFGKEKDDSFQSSVAQISKGFGEIDFYPSIEEKAATLLYLIIKNHSFVDGNKRIAAACFLLFLESNGLLKSAGGTALISNEALASLTLFAASSKPEEMDTVKKLVISVLNRNQ, from the coding sequence ATGCAAAATCAAATAGAAATCTACCAAGGCCAAGACGGGCAGACGCAGATAGAAGTAAAATTCGGAGAAGAAACCGTTTGGCTGGACGCTCATTCCTTAGCTGAAATATTTTCAGTTCAGCGTCCCGCTATCGTGAAACATATTAATAACATATATAAATCCAATGAGCTAGATCCAGCTGCAACCTGTTCCATTTTGGAACAGGTTGCAGCAGACGGAAAGAAAAGAAAGATGCACTTGTATAACCTGGATGTTATAATATCTGTTGGCTACAGGGTGAATTCAACAAAAGCCACTCAGTTCCGACAATGGGCAACTCAGCGCCTAAGAGATTATCTGATCAAGGGTTATGCGATTAACGAGAAACGACTGAATCAAAAGCAGCAAGAGGTACAAACCTTAAGGGACGGAATCCGGATACTCAGCCGGGCAATTGAAATAAAGACCGACGATGCAGATCTGACATTGCTCGACCAATTTGCTAAAGGTCTTGAATTACTAGACGACTACGATCATGAACAATTGGATCCGAAAGGTATCACAACCCGCCAGGCGAAGTATCCGGAAGTATCAGATTACCGAAACATCATTGAGAGTATGAGAAGGGATTTCGACTCAGATATTTTTGGTAAGGAAAAGGATGATAGCTTCCAAAGCTCCGTAGCACAGATAAGCAAAGGATTTGGAGAGATAGACTTTTACCCCTCAATTGAAGAGAAAGCCGCCACATTACTCTACCTGATCATTAAAAACCATTCATTTGTCGATGGGAATAAGCGAATTGCTGCTGCTTGTTTCCTGTTGTTCCTAGAAAGTAACGGCCTTTTAAAATCGGCAGGCGGGACGGCGCTTATTAGCAATGAAGCTCTTGCAAGTCTGACGCTTTTTGCTGCGTCCAGCAAACCAGAAGAGATGGATACTGTTAAGAAGTTGGTTATTAGTGTGCTTAATAGGAATCAGTGA